CTGCCTATTTAACCCGTTTCGCCAAAACCCACCAAATAGCGATTATCATGGTGGGACATGTGACCAAAGATGGGGTCTTGGCTGGCCCTAAAGTATTGGAGCACTGTATCGACTGTTCACTGCTGCTCGAGGGTGAGGCGGATTCGCGGTTCCGCACGTTGCGTAGCCATAAAAATCGCTTTGGGGCTATCCATGAGTTGGGCGTGTTTGCCATGACCGAACAGGGTCTGCGCGAGGTGACCAATCCTTCGGCGATTTTCCTGAATCGCGAGGCTGAAACCGCCGCGGGGAGCGCTATCATGGTGGTCCGGGAGGGCACCCGCCCGCTGTTAGTGGAGATCCAAGCGCTGGTCGACCACTCGGTGATGGCAAATCCGCGTCGGGTCTCGGTGGGCCTTGAGCAGAACCGTTTGTCACTCCTCCTGGCAGTGCTGCATCGTCATGCTGGGGTGCAGATGGCCGATCAAGATGTGTTTGTTAATGTGGTTGGCGGCCTCAAAGTGAGTGAAACGAGTGCTGATTTAGCGCTATTATTCGCCCTAGTCTCTAGCCTCCGTGATCGACCGCTGCCGGCACAACTGGTTGTCTTTGGTGAGGTGGGGTTGGCTGGAGAGATCCGCCCGGTTCCCAGTGGGCAAGAGCGGATGGCAGAAGCGGCTAAACATGGCTTTCAACGGGCGATTATTCCCTATGCCAACCGTCCTAAACAGCCCTCAGCATCCCTAGAGGTGTTTGCGGTTAAACGCCTGTCGGAGGCGCTGGCCCTGTTAGCTGAACTATAACCTCAGGACTTTGTAGTACTTTAATCAGACTGTTCCAGGAGAACAACACCCACCATGCTTTCTA
This genomic stretch from unidentified bacterial endosymbiont harbors:
- the radA gene encoding DNA repair protein RadA; its protein translation is MAKAVKRSFVCQECGADYPRWQGQCSACQAWNTVSEIRLVATNSVRSPTTLGYAGEADNTQPQRLSEISLQAQPRFSTEVGELDRVLGGGIVPGSTILIGGQPGAGKSTLLLQILCQLAASMPVLYVTGEESLQQVALRAQRLNLPTDQLLMLSATSVEQICLLMQQTAPKLVVIDSIQVMQLADLQSAPGSVAQVRESAAYLTRFAKTHQIAIIMVGHVTKDGVLAGPKVLEHCIDCSLLLEGEADSRFRTLRSHKNRFGAIHELGVFAMTEQGLREVTNPSAIFLNREAETAAGSAIMVVREGTRPLLVEIQALVDHSVMANPRRVSVGLEQNRLSLLLAVLHRHAGVQMADQDVFVNVVGGLKVSETSADLALLFALVSSLRDRPLPAQLVVFGEVGLAGEIRPVPSGQERMAEAAKHGFQRAIIPYANRPKQPSASLEVFAVKRLSEALALLAEL